One segment of Clostridium botulinum DNA contains the following:
- a CDS encoding methyl-accepting chemotaxis protein — protein sequence MDNKKIINMKNQILLVLFLSSVLLRGIFDYYLRVPIISVVAIVVSGIVLSIIQFILIRKKCINASMYFMVFSISAIGVILMSTSPTISNFMIFYSAIFLIILYQETIPIVLQCISSAVCMSYFFMKNKETMFSNIGYDQLVFLLLYIGSGLVICTLLCIITKRTYIRLEEKIKESNEAKSKTELLLGKLSETIESLNEASCTISEGISTTAEVSEQISVASNEVANKATREVETMNNIQSFMQIGEQGLDEVTSAVEIMSELSSSTKDVVLQGASKVDDLSREMTKVNDNIISTVTLINNLNEENLKIVKIIDTVSEIAGQTNLLALNASIEAARAGEHGKGFAVVADEVKKLAENSKESTNQIISILNSISERTNAVSDEIVKEKKSIEICNEHTNIVKDLFRNINNNTGDVLDHSENVSQQIKGLVTVFAKTSTEVDGISENVETTASAMEEISANISELNNNIDGISNTYKNIDELSTKLSEIQS from the coding sequence ATGGATAATAAAAAAATTATAAACATGAAAAATCAAATCTTGCTTGTACTATTTTTAAGCTCAGTATTGTTAAGGGGCATTTTTGATTATTATTTAAGAGTGCCTATAATATCGGTTGTAGCAATAGTAGTTTCTGGTATAGTATTAAGTATTATACAGTTTATTTTGATAAGGAAAAAATGTATTAATGCATCAATGTACTTCATGGTATTTTCAATATCTGCAATTGGTGTAATATTAATGAGCACGTCACCAACAATATCTAATTTTATGATATTTTATTCAGCAATTTTTTTAATTATATTATATCAAGAGACAATTCCAATAGTTCTTCAATGTATATCTAGTGCTGTTTGTATGAGCTATTTTTTTATGAAAAATAAGGAAACAATGTTTTCAAATATAGGATATGATCAATTAGTATTTTTACTTTTATATATTGGAAGTGGATTAGTTATATGTACATTATTGTGTATAATAACAAAACGTACTTATATTAGATTAGAAGAAAAGATAAAAGAAAGTAATGAAGCAAAATCTAAGACTGAGCTTTTATTAGGTAAGCTTAGTGAAACAATAGAATCTTTAAATGAAGCAAGTTGTACTATTAGTGAAGGTATTAGTACGACAGCAGAAGTATCGGAACAAATATCAGTTGCTTCAAATGAAGTTGCAAATAAAGCAACAAGAGAAGTTGAAACAATGAATAATATTCAATCATTTATGCAAATTGGAGAACAAGGATTAGATGAAGTAACAAGTGCAGTTGAGATTATGTCAGAATTATCATCATCTACAAAGGATGTCGTTTTACAAGGTGCTAGTAAGGTTGATGATTTATCAAGAGAAATGACAAAGGTAAACGATAATATAATAAGTACTGTAACGTTAATTAACAATTTAAATGAAGAAAATTTAAAGATAGTAAAAATTATAGATACTGTAAGTGAAATAGCAGGTCAAACAAATCTTCTAGCACTTAATGCATCTATAGAAGCAGCAAGAGCAGGGGAACATGGTAAAGGTTTTGCAGTTGTTGCAGATGAGGTTAAAAAGCTAGCAGAAAATTCTAAGGAATCAACAAATCAAATAATATCTATATTAAATAGTATATCTGAAAGAACTAATGCAGTATCAGATGAAATAGTAAAAGAAAAGAAATCAATAGAAATATGTAATGAACATACAAATATAGTAAAAGACTTATTTAGAAATATAAATAATAATACTGGAGATGTATTAGATCATTCTGAAAATGTAAGTCAACAAATAAAAGGATTAGTTACTGTATTTGCAAAAACATCAACAGAAGTTGATGGTATAAGTGAAAATGTTGAAACCACAGCATCAGCTATGGAGGAAATTTCAGCTAATATTAGTGAACTTAACAACAATATAGATG
- a CDS encoding amino acid ABC transporter ATP-binding protein — MIYVKDLHKSFGKHEVLKGIDYHIKKGEVVVVIGPSGSGKSTFLRCLNLLEDPSSGVVEFEGKNITSKAVDINKMREKMGMVFQQFNLFPHKTVINNIALAPMKIKKLSKQKAENKAMDLLDKVGLKDKANDYPASLSGGQKQRIAIARALAMEPDVMLFDEPTSALDPEMVGEVLNVMKNLASEGMTMVVVTHEMGFAREVGDRILFMDDGNIVEEGTPEEVFKNPKNPRTIDFLSKVL, encoded by the coding sequence GTGATATACGTTAAAGATTTACACAAAAGTTTTGGAAAACATGAAGTTTTAAAGGGAATAGATTATCATATAAAAAAGGGTGAAGTTGTTGTTGTAATTGGACCTTCAGGATCTGGAAAAAGTACATTTTTAAGATGTCTTAATTTATTAGAAGATCCAAGCTCTGGAGTAGTTGAATTTGAAGGAAAAAATATAACATCAAAGGCTGTGGATATAAATAAGATGAGAGAAAAAATGGGGATGGTTTTTCAACAATTTAATTTATTTCCACATAAGACAGTAATAAATAATATAGCATTAGCACCTATGAAAATAAAAAAATTATCAAAGCAAAAAGCAGAAAATAAAGCAATGGATTTATTAGATAAAGTAGGGCTTAAAGATAAAGCAAATGACTATCCAGCATCATTATCTGGAGGACAAAAACAAAGAATAGCTATTGCAAGAGCATTAGCTATGGAACCAGATGTTATGCTATTTGATGAACCAACATCAGCATTAGATCCAGAAATGGTAGGGGAAGTTTTAAATGTTATGAAAAATCTTGCTTCAGAAGGTATGACCATGGTGGTTGTAACTCATGAAATGGGATTTGCAAGAGAAGTTGGTGATAGAATACTTTTTATGGATGATGGCAATATAGTAGAAGAAGGTACTCCAGAAGAGGTATTTAAAAATCCTAAAAATCCAAGAACAATAGATTTTTTATCTAAAGTACTATAA
- a CDS encoding amino acid ABC transporter permease, translating to MNFTFLEKYYGYFLSGAEITIVLAFFAVLFGTIMGLGLTLLRRSKFKILRIIGTAYVEFVRGTPLLVQIYIIYIGLPKLIGIDLPDITTGAIALALNSSAYVSEIIRAGIEAVDKGQMEAARSLGMNQKTAMINIIIPQAFKNILPALGNEFISVIKESSMVSVIGVAELMYNANTVKGNTALGLEPVIVAAIVYFIITFTLTRALGYVERRMKVSDIR from the coding sequence TTGAATTTTACATTTTTAGAAAAATACTATGGATACTTTTTAAGTGGGGCAGAAATTACAATAGTATTAGCATTCTTTGCAGTACTTTTTGGAACAATTATGGGGCTAGGATTAACACTTTTAAGACGTTCAAAATTTAAGATATTAAGAATTATAGGTACAGCTTATGTAGAATTTGTTAGGGGAACTCCTCTTCTAGTTCAAATATACATAATTTATATTGGACTACCTAAATTAATAGGAATAGATTTACCTGATATAACTACAGGGGCAATTGCATTAGCACTTAACTCATCTGCATATGTTTCTGAAATAATTAGAGCAGGTATTGAAGCAGTTGATAAGGGACAAATGGAAGCAGCTAGAAGCTTAGGTATGAATCAAAAAACAGCTATGATAAATATAATAATACCTCAAGCATTTAAAAATATATTACCTGCTTTAGGAAATGAATTTATATCAGTAATTAAGGAATCTTCAATGGTTTCAGTAATTGGAGTAGCTGAACTTATGTACAATGCAAATACTGTAAAAGGAAATACAGCGTTAGGTTTAGAACCTGTAATAGTAGCAGCAATTGTATACTTTATAATTACATTTACTCTAACAAGAGCATTAGGATATGTGGAAAGGAGAATGAAGGTAAGTGATATACGTTAA
- a CDS encoding ABC transporter substrate-binding protein: protein MNKGLLKKLGLIVAIGAMAISIVGCAGNKNEAGSKDGKETASVLESIKQKGKLVVGTSADYPPYEFHKEVGGKDQIVGFDISIAKSLAEDLGVELQINDMDFDGLLISLQAGKVDMVFAGMTPTDERKQNAEFSDIYYTAQHGFIVRKGEEGNIKSIDDLKDKKIGVQKGSIQEKLANEKIPDAEKKALGKVTDLVLDLKNNKVDAILVELPVAEFNCEKNSDIALTNVVLEDSEGGSAIAMSKGSDDLKGEINKTIQKLKDEGKIDKFVIEANEMVE, encoded by the coding sequence ATGAATAAAGGTTTATTAAAAAAATTAGGATTAATTGTAGCAATTGGGGCAATGGCAATAAGCATAGTTGGATGTGCTGGAAATAAAAATGAAGCAGGAAGCAAAGATGGAAAAGAAACAGCTTCAGTACTTGAATCAATAAAACAAAAAGGTAAACTTGTTGTTGGAACAAGTGCAGATTATCCACCATATGAATTTCATAAAGAAGTAGGTGGAAAAGATCAAATAGTGGGATTTGATATTAGTATAGCAAAATCATTAGCAGAAGATTTAGGCGTAGAATTACAAATAAATGATATGGATTTTGACGGCTTACTTATATCACTTCAAGCTGGAAAAGTGGACATGGTATTTGCAGGTATGACACCTACTGATGAAAGAAAGCAAAATGCAGAGTTTTCAGATATATATTATACAGCGCAACATGGATTTATAGTTAGAAAAGGTGAAGAAGGAAATATAAAATCAATTGATGATTTAAAAGATAAAAAGATTGGTGTACAAAAGGGTTCAATACAAGAAAAGTTAGCAAATGAAAAGATTCCAGATGCTGAAAAGAAAGCTTTAGGAAAAGTTACTGATTTAGTATTAGATTTAAAAAATAATAAAGTAGATGCAATATTAGTGGAATTACCAGTTGCAGAGTTTAACTGTGAAAAGAATTCAGATATAGCTTTAACAAATGTTGTATTAGAAGATTCAGAAGGCGGATCAGCAATAGCAATGAGTAAAGGTTCAGATGATTTAAAGGGTGAAATAAATAAAACAATACAAAAATTAAAAGATGAAGGTAAAATAGATAAATTTGTAATAGAAGCAAATGAAATGGTGGAGTAG
- a CDS encoding HelD family protein, producing MNQNLDFLMEQNKLEEVEKILSGEILNYLEKRKNITSQILQSRKKFIEEYKDDEDQVIDYFDHENYVKEEAYKTIDKRLKEFTSLKEAPYFGKVTFMEQGNLPEELYIGRYGLTVEKTYESIIVDWRAPIASLFYKGILGKSSYTCPTGEIDTDILSRRQIIIKKGELKGIFDSEVDVKDEILQMVLTENSSDKLKDIVMSIQSEQDEIIRSDKNKVVVVNGVAGSGKTTIALHRISYLLYNYRKQFGDKVLIFGPNDIFMDYIAQVLPSLGEEGIKQMTYENFAMAQLGIDNLNIKSFSKYIEEAMSGDAIALEEYKYKSSKKFLDLLNHKIDKLSKNYFDIKPITFNGEEIVGIKEITELFDIHYKYMPLFRRSEKIKRVLISKIKDKRDAEVYKLNQEMKEKIASLSSDDFEIEKNNLDYIKRMKIREIVRNVINSRKELDSWISHEDIINIYKNVTDTKQLGYMDLSGILYLMIKLDGRRMKEDIKHIVIDEAQDYSVIQFEVIKGLTGCKSYTIVGDSNQRLINNNEDPAMLNLQPLFNEDKMHVQVQEYALNKSYRSTQEIMEYATKFLDDNRIIPLVRHGEKVIEEEVSSDDEFVETILSIIEDYEDEGLENIAIIFNGNKDLAKYSHLIKEKMSIQSFDREDILYKGGKVLIPAYLAKGLEFDGVIVIENHEIDPLVKYIMCTRALHRLSLIKKQ from the coding sequence TTGAATCAAAATTTAGATTTTTTAATGGAACAAAATAAGCTAGAAGAAGTTGAAAAAATTTTAAGTGGTGAAATACTAAATTATCTAGAAAAAAGAAAGAATATAACTAGTCAAATTCTTCAATCAAGAAAAAAATTTATTGAAGAATATAAAGATGATGAAGATCAAGTTATAGATTACTTTGATCATGAAAATTATGTAAAAGAAGAAGCTTATAAGACGATAGATAAAAGATTAAAGGAATTTACTAGCTTAAAAGAAGCACCTTATTTCGGTAAAGTAACCTTTATGGAACAGGGGAATTTACCAGAAGAACTTTATATAGGTAGATATGGCTTAACTGTAGAAAAAACTTATGAATCTATAATTGTAGACTGGAGAGCGCCTATTGCATCTTTATTTTATAAGGGTATATTAGGAAAGTCTAGTTATACATGTCCAACTGGTGAGATTGATACAGATATACTTTCTAGAAGACAAATAATAATTAAAAAAGGTGAACTTAAAGGTATATTTGATTCAGAGGTAGATGTTAAAGATGAAATACTTCAAATGGTTCTTACTGAAAATTCATCAGATAAACTTAAAGATATAGTAATGTCAATACAATCTGAACAAGATGAAATAATAAGAAGTGATAAGAATAAAGTTGTAGTAGTAAATGGAGTTGCAGGCTCAGGAAAAACAACTATTGCATTACATAGAATATCTTATCTTCTTTATAATTATAGAAAACAATTTGGAGATAAAGTTCTTATCTTTGGGCCAAATGATATATTTATGGATTATATTGCTCAAGTTCTTCCTTCATTAGGTGAAGAAGGAATAAAGCAAATGACATATGAAAACTTTGCTATGGCACAATTAGGAATAGATAATTTAAATATAAAAAGTTTTAGTAAATATATAGAGGAAGCTATGAGTGGAGATGCAATAGCTCTTGAAGAATATAAATATAAAAGTTCTAAAAAATTCTTAGATTTATTAAATCATAAGATTGATAAGTTAAGTAAAAATTATTTTGATATTAAACCAATAACTTTTAATGGTGAAGAAATAGTAGGAATTAAAGAAATTACAGAGCTATTTGATATACATTATAAATACATGCCTTTATTTAGAAGAAGTGAAAAAATAAAAAGAGTTCTTATATCTAAAATAAAAGATAAAAGAGATGCTGAAGTATATAAGCTAAATCAAGAGATGAAAGAAAAAATAGCCTCTTTATCAAGCGATGATTTCGAAATAGAAAAGAATAATTTAGATTATATAAAGAGAATGAAAATTAGAGAAATTGTAAGGAATGTAATTAATTCAAGAAAAGAATTGGATTCTTGGATAAGCCATGAAGATATAATAAATATTTATAAAAATGTAACAGATACTAAGCAACTTGGATACATGGACTTAAGTGGAATATTATATTTAATGATTAAATTAGATGGAAGAAGAATGAAAGAAGACATTAAACATATTGTAATAGATGAAGCTCAAGACTATAGTGTTATACAATTTGAAGTAATAAAAGGGCTTACAGGATGTAAAAGTTATACAATAGTTGGAGATTCTAATCAAAGATTAATAAATAATAATGAAGATCCAGCTATGTTGAATTTACAACCATTGTTTAATGAAGATAAAATGCATGTACAAGTACAAGAATATGCATTAAATAAGAGTTATAGATCTACTCAAGAAATAATGGAATATGCAACTAAATTTTTAGATGATAATAGAATAATTCCATTAGTTAGACATGGTGAAAAGGTAATAGAAGAAGAAGTATCTTCAGATGACGAATTTGTAGAAACTATTCTTTCAATAATTGAAGATTATGAAGATGAAGGTCTTGAAAATATAGCTATTATATTTAATGGAAACAAAGATCTTGCTAAATATTCTCATCTTATTAAAGAAAAAATGAGTATTCAAAGTTTTGATAGAGAAGATATACTTTATAAAGGTGGAAAAGTTTTAATACCAGCATATTTAGCAAAAGGACTAGAATTTGACGGAGTTATAGTAATAGAAAATCATGAAATTGATCCATTAGTAAAATATATTATGTGTACAAGAGCATTACACAGACTTTCACTAATTAAAAAACAATAA
- the ftsH gene encoding ATP-dependent zinc metalloprotease FtsH, whose amino-acid sequence MQGNNKKKKNGYITMVIYFLLVFMFISTANYIREAATTKQISYDEFYEMIDQSKISQVVITGENLIITPTDSSEFKGKTLYTANIKDENLINKLREANPKIKFTGKNPKQSPIMDFVLSWILPMLLFFVMWKFLFSRMGGGGMGGGGGIMGIGKSNAKVYVENEIGVTFDDVAGQEEAKESLKEVIDFLNCPKRYTEIGAKLPKGALLVGPPGTGKTLIAKAVAGEAKVPFFSLSGSSFVEMFVGVGASRVRELFKEAVTKAPCIIFIDEIDAIGKSRDNQMQSNDEREQTLNQLLSEMDGFDSSKGIVILAATNRPEILDKALLRPGRFDRRVIVDRPDFKGREAILRVHAKNVNLGDDVDLDEIAKGTPGAVGADLANIVNEAALRAVKNRRKLVLQEDLRDAVEVIIAGKEKKDRILSKKEKELVAFHEVGHALVAALLEGSDPVHKITIVPRTMGALGYTMQLPEEEKYLISKEDLMNQITVMLGGRSAEEEVFNVVSTGASNDIERATQSARSMVSVYGMSDRFDMMALESVQNRYLDGRAVRHCSEETSTMLDEETLKIIREAHEKARKILRDNRDLLDEISNILLDKETLFGEEFMEMVYEKYPEMKEKKEKEKKEKELKEKELKEKNKNRQEEFERIKKENEEKEKSEFFKTVGINVNKEINDSTEIEENLTKEKSEDTEKSEDEKQSEK is encoded by the coding sequence ATGCAAGGCAACAATAAAAAGAAGAAAAACGGATATATTACAATGGTAATATATTTTTTACTAGTTTTTATGTTTATAAGTACTGCAAACTATATTAGAGAAGCAGCAACTACAAAACAAATATCATATGATGAATTTTATGAAATGATAGATCAAAGTAAAATATCACAGGTAGTTATAACAGGAGAAAATTTAATAATTACTCCAACAGATAGTAGTGAATTTAAAGGAAAAACTTTATATACAGCTAATATTAAAGATGAAAATTTAATAAATAAATTAAGAGAAGCAAACCCTAAAATAAAATTTACAGGAAAAAATCCAAAACAAAGCCCGATTATGGATTTTGTACTTAGCTGGATTTTACCAATGTTATTATTTTTTGTAATGTGGAAGTTCCTATTTTCTAGAATGGGAGGCGGCGGCATGGGCGGCGGCGGCGGAATCATGGGAATTGGAAAAAGTAACGCCAAAGTTTATGTAGAAAATGAAATTGGAGTAACATTTGATGATGTTGCAGGGCAAGAAGAAGCTAAAGAATCATTAAAAGAAGTAATAGATTTCTTAAACTGTCCTAAGCGATATACAGAAATAGGAGCAAAATTACCTAAAGGAGCTTTACTTGTAGGACCTCCAGGAACAGGTAAAACTCTTATTGCAAAGGCAGTTGCAGGAGAAGCTAAGGTTCCATTTTTCTCACTTTCAGGTTCAAGTTTTGTTGAAATGTTTGTGGGAGTTGGAGCTTCAAGAGTTAGAGAATTATTTAAAGAAGCAGTAACTAAAGCACCATGTATAATCTTTATAGATGAAATAGATGCTATTGGTAAAAGCAGAGATAATCAAATGCAAAGTAATGATGAAAGAGAACAAACTTTAAATCAATTACTTTCTGAAATGGATGGATTTGATTCTTCAAAGGGAATAGTTATACTTGCAGCTACAAATAGACCAGAAATATTAGATAAAGCTCTTTTAAGACCAGGTAGATTTGATAGAAGAGTAATAGTTGATAGACCTGATTTTAAAGGTAGAGAAGCTATTCTTAGAGTTCATGCTAAGAATGTTAACCTAGGAGATGATGTTGATCTTGATGAGATAGCAAAGGGAACTCCAGGTGCTGTAGGAGCAGATCTTGCAAATATTGTTAATGAAGCAGCTTTAAGAGCTGTAAAAAATAGAAGAAAACTTGTACTTCAAGAAGATTTAAGAGATGCAGTAGAAGTTATAATTGCAGGTAAAGAAAAGAAAGATAGAATATTATCTAAGAAGGAAAAGGAATTAGTAGCATTCCATGAAGTAGGTCATGCACTTGTTGCTGCACTATTAGAAGGCTCTGATCCAGTTCATAAAATAACAATAGTTCCTAGAACAATGGGAGCATTAGGTTATACTATGCAACTTCCTGAAGAAGAAAAATATCTTATCTCTAAAGAAGATTTAATGAACCAAATTACTGTTATGCTAGGTGGTAGATCTGCAGAAGAAGAAGTGTTTAATGTTGTTTCAACAGGTGCTTCAAATGATATTGAAAGAGCAACTCAATCAGCTAGAAGCATGGTTTCAGTATATGGTATGAGTGATAGATTTGATATGATGGCACTTGAATCTGTGCAAAATAGATATCTAGATGGAAGAGCAGTTAGACATTGTAGTGAAGAAACATCAACAATGTTAGATGAAGAAACATTAAAGATAATAAGAGAAGCTCATGAAAAAGCTAGAAAAATACTTAGAGACAATAGAGATTTATTAGATGAAATTTCAAATATTTTATTAGATAAAGAAACTCTTTTTGGTGAAGAATTCATGGAAATGGTTTATGAAAAATATCCAGAAATGAAAGAAAAGAAAGAAAAAGAAAAGAAAGAAAAAGAATTAAAAGAAAAAGAGCTAAAAGAAAAGAATAAAAATAGACAAGAAGAGTTTGAAAGAATAAAAAAAGAAAATGAAGAAAAAGAAAAATCAGAATTTTTTAAGACAGTTGGAATTAATGTAAATAAAGAAATTAATGATTCAACTGAAATTGAAGAAAATTTAACTAAAGAAAAATCAGAAGATACAGAGAAATCAGAAGATGAAAAACAATCTGAAAAATAA
- a CDS encoding DUF3006 domain-containing protein gives MGDKYIVDRIEENHVILESFNGDMIDIMRSKTKGDIKDGDILIKNGDIFIIDVEETLKRKQAINKMMKNMWK, from the coding sequence ATGGGAGATAAATATATAGTTGATAGAATTGAAGAAAACCATGTCATACTTGAATCGTTTAATGGCGATATGATAGATATCATGCGTTCTAAGACTAAAGGTGACATAAAAGATGGTGATATTTTGATCAAAAACGGAGATATATTTATTATAGATGTTGAAGAAACCTTAAAAAGAAAACAAGCAATAAACAAGATGATGAAAAATATGTGGAAATAA
- the lepB gene encoding signal peptidase I — MEKSNKIKKENFFTEWIVPIFAAVIIAFLVNKFLVYNVYIPSESMVPTLNVGDKLFVTKIYNLDKIEHEDIVVFYSNELQETVIKRVIGLPGDHIDIKDGIVSVNGEELVENYVKNNEEYDGTFDVPEGKYFFLGDNRARSNDARRWINPYIDGDDIKGKAQVKVWPLKDFGRLN, encoded by the coding sequence ATGGAGAAAAGTAATAAGATAAAAAAAGAGAATTTTTTTACTGAATGGATAGTTCCTATATTTGCAGCTGTAATTATAGCATTTTTAGTAAATAAATTTTTAGTATATAATGTATATATTCCAAGTGAATCAATGGTTCCAACGCTAAATGTAGGTGATAAGTTATTTGTAACTAAAATTTATAATTTAGATAAAATAGAACATGAGGATATAGTAGTATTTTATTCAAACGAACTTCAAGAAACAGTTATAAAAAGAGTTATAGGACTTCCAGGAGATCATATAGATATAAAAGATGGAATTGTAAGTGTAAATGGAGAAGAACTAGTTGAAAACTATGTTAAAAATAATGAAGAATATGATGGCACATTTGATGTTCCAGAAGGAAAATACTTCTTTTTAGGAGATAATAGGGCAAGATCAAATGATGCTAGAAGATGGATTAATCCGTACATAGATGGAGATGATATAAAAGGAAAGGCACAAGTTAAAGTTTGGCCTCTTAAAGACTTTGGTCGATTGAATTAA
- the lepB gene encoding signal peptidase I yields MEDSSKNSFIKEWGLTIISAIVIGLLLWKFLIYTVWITSGSMIPTLEVKDRLIATRVHNPENLNRGDIVIFDSDELKEILIKRLIGLPGDHIEIKNGIVSVNGEQLEEDYVENNEDYDRIFDVPEGEYFFLGDNRANSDDSRYWKNPYIKSEKIQGKAKVKIYPISDFKVYK; encoded by the coding sequence ATGGAAGATAGCAGTAAAAATAGTTTTATAAAAGAATGGGGTTTAACAATTATAAGTGCCATAGTAATAGGTTTGTTACTATGGAAATTTTTAATTTATACTGTATGGATTACAAGTGGATCAATGATACCTACATTAGAGGTTAAGGATAGACTTATTGCAACAAGAGTTCATAATCCTGAAAATTTAAATAGAGGTGATATTGTTATATTTGATTCTGATGAGCTTAAAGAAATTCTTATAAAAAGACTTATAGGACTTCCAGGAGATCATATAGAAATAAAAAATGGAATAGTGAGCGTAAATGGAGAACAATTAGAAGAGGATTATGTTGAAAATAATGAGGACTATGATAGAATATTTGATGTTCCAGAAGGAGAATATTTCTTTTTAGGAGATAATAGAGCAAATTCAGATGATTCTAGATATTGGAAAAATCCATATATAAAAAGCGAAAAAATACAAGGAAAAGCTAAAGTGAAAATATATCCTATAAGTGACTTTAAAGTGTATAAATAA
- the lysA gene encoding diaminopimelate decarboxylase: MKLFGSMKIEDNELTIGGIKSTDLVKEYGTPLYVMDEGLIRQNCNDYYRYFKCNNSLNRVAYAGKAFLTLEMCKIINEENLSLDVVSGGELFTAYKSGFPLDKVMFHGNNKTLDEIELGVKLGVGRFVVDNYYEMDALNRIAASYNKVQKIFLRITPGIEAHTHEYIKTGQVDSKFGFAPVENMIEDAINKSIDLPNIELSGLHCHIGSQIFEIEPYEDAVEIMLGLIKKIQENTGYLIKELDLGGGFGIYYNRGDKPKTTKEYCEAILNKVDEVCSRTGQSKPSLIIEPGRSIVGNSGITLYTIGSIKDIPGVRKYVSVDGGMSDNIRPALYHAEYECMLANKVEKDLKETVTICGKCCESGDILLNNVNISAPQSNDILSVMTTGAYGYSMSNNYNKIPKPPVVMVKDNKERLICRRETYEDLIQNEVV; encoded by the coding sequence ATGAAATTATTTGGAAGTATGAAAATTGAAGACAATGAATTAACAATTGGGGGCATTAAATCTACTGATTTAGTAAAGGAATATGGTACACCATTATATGTTATGGATGAGGGGCTAATAAGACAAAACTGTAATGATTACTATAGATATTTTAAATGTAATAATTCATTAAATAGAGTTGCATATGCAGGTAAAGCATTTTTAACTCTTGAGATGTGTAAGATAATAAATGAAGAAAATTTATCATTAGATGTTGTATCTGGAGGGGAACTTTTTACAGCTTATAAATCGGGCTTTCCTTTAGATAAAGTAATGTTTCATGGAAACAATAAAACATTAGATGAAATTGAATTAGGAGTTAAACTAGGGGTAGGAAGATTTGTTGTGGATAACTACTATGAAATGGATGCATTAAATAGAATCGCAGCAAGCTATAATAAGGTTCAAAAAATATTTTTGAGAATAACACCTGGTATAGAAGCACATACTCATGAGTATATCAAAACTGGACAAGTTGATTCAAAATTTGGTTTTGCACCTGTTGAAAATATGATAGAAGATGCTATAAATAAATCCATAGATCTTCCGAATATTGAGTTATCAGGACTACATTGTCATATAGGATCTCAAATATTTGAGATTGAACCATATGAGGATGCAGTAGAAATTATGCTAGGTTTAATAAAAAAAATTCAGGAAAATACAGGTTATTTAATAAAAGAACTAGATTTAGGTGGTGGGTTTGGTATATACTATAATAGAGGAGATAAACCAAAAACAACTAAAGAGTATTGTGAAGCAATATTAAATAAGGTTGATGAGGTTTGCTCTAGAACAGGTCAATCAAAGCCATCGTTAATAATAGAGCCAGGTAGAAGCATAGTTGGAAATTCAGGTATAACTTTATATACTATAGGATCAATAAAAGATATTCCTGGAGTAAGAAAGTATGTATCAGTAGATGGCGGTATGTCAGATAATATAAGGCCAGCTTTATATCATGCGGAATATGAATGTATGTTAGCAAATAAAGTTGAGAAAGACCTAAAAGAAACAGTAACTATTTGTGGAAAGTGTTGTGAATCAGGAGATATATTATTAAATAATGTTAATATTTCAGCACCACAGTCAAATGATATTTTATCAGTTATGACAACAGGAGCATATGGATATTCAATGTCTAATAATTATAATAAGATTCCAAAACCACCAGTAGTAATGGTAAAAGATAATAAAGAAAGACTTATATGTAGAAGAGAAACATATGAAGATCTTATACAAAATGAGGTTGTTTAA